The genome window aactactctgacgtacttctctgccactcccgacgacctcatacagtaccacagctcctccctcggcaccctgtcatacaccttctctaaatctacaaagacacaatgcagctccttctgaccatctctgtacttttccatcaacattctcaaagcaaaaatggcatcagtggtgctcttacggggcatgaaaccatactgctgctcacaaatctccaccttcttcctaagcctggcttccactactctttcccacagcttcattgtgtggctcatcaactttattcctctgtagttgctgcagttctgcgtgtcacccttgttcttaaagatcggaactagaacacttctcctccattcctcaggcatcttctcactctctagaatcctattgaacaaactggttagaaactccactgctgtctctcctaagcacttccacacctccacaggtacgtcatcaggaccaacagcctttccactcttcatccttttcagagccttcctaacctcatcctttccaatctctgctatttcttgctccacaacatccacatcttcctcccttctttccctgtcattttccccgttcatcagctcctcaaaatattccttccatcttttctgcacactctcctgggttgttagcacctttccatctctgtccttaatcacccttacctattgcacatccttcccatctctatctctctgtctggctagcctgtacaagtccttctctccttcctttgtgtctaacctgtcatacagctcattgtaagctttctgtttggcctttgccacctccctcttcactctacgctgcgcttccttgtactgctgtctactttcctcagtcctttctacatcccacttccttctagccaacctcttcctctggatgtattcctgtacttcctcattccaccaccaagtgtctttaccttctttcctctttccagatgacacacctagcaccttcctccctgtttccctgataacttttgttgtagtttcccagtcatctggaagctcatcctgaccacccagaacctgtctcaacttctgcctgaattcctcacaagtttcttcattctttagcttcgaccacttggtcttcttctctgtcttccctctcttcttcttcctgacctccagagtcatcttacacaccaccatgcggtgctgtctggctaaACTCTCTACCacctaccaccactttgcagtcactaacctctctcaaatgacctcgtctacataggatgcgtactcctacctccacttctgtatgtcactctatgttcctctcgcttctggaagtaggtgttgactacagccatttccatcctcttagcaaagtccaccaccatctgtccttccagattcctttcctttacaccaaacctgcccatcacctcctcatcacctctgttgccctcaccaacgtgcccattaaagtctgctccaacaacaactctctctcctctggggatactctctatgacctcatcaaactcactccagaatctctccttctcttctaactcacagccaacctgtggcgcatacccactgactacattcatcatcaccccatCAATTTCTtgctttaggctcatcaccctgtctgagactcttttcacctctagaacattgttcacaaactccgccttcaggatcactcctaccccgtttctcttcctatccacaccatggtagaacagtttgtatcctcctccaatgctacgtgccttgctgcccttgtctcctgcacacacagaacatctaccttccttctctccatcatgtctgccagctctctgcctttccctgtcatcgtgccaacgttaagagtccctattctcaaacctatgctcctgccttttcccttctctctctgaccacgaacccttctgcctcccctctttcttcgaccaacagtagtcaaatttccaccggcaccaTCAATAAAATATCTCTAAtgtgtaatttttaaaaaatgcaactctggatgggaataagtgttgtgacattgcaaaagcttattgaaacaatgcccAACGAATGCATGCCgtaatcaaaactaaaggtggtccaactacattttagagtgtgtgacttttttcgGATGGCCAGTGTATATTTACTActctaaataacaaaatgaccACTGTGTGTGGTATATGTGATTAAAGACACATGACAAGTTGAACTACTGACTTATCAGAAACAATACTACGGCTTGTATAGCATCTTAAAAAAATTGGAAGTTCAGCCacggcaactggacttcctgcaTGATAAAGCATAATAAATTAAAGACAGGTTAAGTCtaagacagacatacagacaggCTTATACATAGTCTGTTATTTTTGATCAAAATCAGGCCTAATCTTTTCATAACCTCTCCTTACgttgtttcacctaatgagcctattcaggccaggtgtgaagtgaaaccaactATTCTCAGACCTCAGACTTGGATGACTAGTGAAATATTTTGACCTAGCAAGAAGGGAGTCAAGTTGCCATgagtcaacttccagataacttcatcTGGATGACTGAAAATCTTCGCCGACATCCCTAAAAAAGTTTCAACTGGTTTATAATTTgccaacaaaaacactgcaagtAAGTAGTGAGAATGTTTACATACAATGTAGGTGCCATCGTTGCTTGGCACTGTTTAATGTTGCGTTTAGCTTGCTTTTGTTCACTCGTGTACGTGCAGGAGCTTTGAGCCCGGTTTTGGGGGTTTTAATATGTGAGGTCAGGACCACTGGTGTGTAGTCATTACAGACTCTGGGACGTGGCATCTTATTCACGGGAGCTAGGCTTGACTTTTTTCACCTAggaggaactctctccagatgcaggcttaggttgaagatgtgttgtcCACATTGTTGGGAAGAACAAGatttcagcacccttgggctgattCTATCTGGCTCTGaagcctttgtggggtgaatcctgttcagctctctcctcacctcatTTGCTAAGATGGACATCATAGGGATGGTAGCTGAGTTGTGTGGGGGAGGTACCGAGGAGGGAGTTCTTAGCTTGGAATCTatcaaaaaaataatacatttgttggCCCAGTTCACATTGCCCTCAGTaacctggctgctggacttgtagtcAGTGATGGgcctcatgcccctccaaacctccctggtgttaTTATGCTGAAGCCTTTGTTCaagtttcctcctgtaagcctccttccccAGACAGCAGTCTGACCCTCTTCACTGCCTCCTTGTAAGCTGACCTGAATGCCTTTTCTTCTCATTCAGGAGGTTGTATTGGAGCTGTAgccatctttaacattagcatttttGGATTTCCGACTCTGTTGCTATTCTCTGATTGTGCGCTTTGAAATTGACCTTGTTTTTTACTAGTTTGTTGGATATTATTTACATCACCTTGTTCTGAATCTTATTTAGTCTCCATTGTCTGCAGTATACTCACCTTTCCAAATTTTTCCTGCTCTCCAGTCACTAAACCTGCACCTAAAATGCCTCACTCTATTTCACAGCATCTTCCGCTTAACCACATCATCTCCCTGCCCTGCTCTTTACACTTACCTGACGCCGCCTTCTTCCCATCATCACCTTGGAAGCCCAGGACTACATTAGCCAGTTCCCCTTGCTCATTCCCTGTcattcttttcctgtttcctaCCCGGCTCAGAACCAACCCCCACAGTACGTTACTCATTCTCTGGTTTGCATTTTGCAAATACTGTCTATTCTAGACCCTAAACCTGTCTGACCAGACCCATCTCGCCATACCTGTCCACAAATCTTCCTCACCACCCTTGAacttcttaaaataaaacttcGCTTTCAGCCTGGTTAAAGTCAAAAGCCCTTATAATTCCACCTTTAACCTGTAAGCAGCTATAAACATTTCTGATGTGCCCAGACAGCACGTCTTGCAAACAAGTTGTGAAAGACCATAAACAAACCCCTAGACTCACATGTCTGTTAACTTGAGGGAAGTCTACAAGTAACAACAAGCGATAACAAATTGCAAATTGACATCAGGCAATATTTGCCTGATGTCACAagattttttaaagaaaattgtGAACTAGATTAAACTATGTGTCAGCAACTGACATAGATGACAGACTAGGGTAAAAAGCAAATTATAAAATCTTGGTAAGTCCATCTTCACAGACCTGTAAATGTCAGTGTGCTAGAGCAAGAGATTCATCTGTGCTTCCAGAGCTAGGCATACAATACAGGTGCTTTATTATCTTTATTGAAGAATCTGTAACTACATCAACACTTGATGCTTCAAATTTGAAGCACTAAAGCACTGGAGTGCATTAAGCTATCCTACTATAACAACACAGCTATAAACAAGTAGATCAAGTCAGTCACTTTCCTCTATTGGATGTGTCTCTATCCTAATGGTGTGTGCCAGCTTTGCACTTTTCTGGCAACTCTATCTGACTCTGGGGCCAGTACAATGAATGCTCAGAATatataatacacaataaatcCTTGGCAATGGTTTTACCATTTatccttcttttcctccttcttttgtATGTtcttgaaatacatttaaagaattaatttattcattcagaACATTAATCTCTTTGAACTTAATATGATGTTAACAACATATCTAAATGTATCCTATAAATATATCCTTCTCTGTATGCCAAATAAGAATTACTGCCCCCTCCCTTAGCTAAATTTATTTTTGGCTTTAGTAATACCTTGCAATCTGCTAGTAAGATGGCAAATAATAAGCTATGTCCATACAAAACTTAAAAATGAAAGTTGATCCTGGAGATGATCCCACACTTTCTTTTCATGAAATCATTTGTCAGCTAATCAGTCAGTATCAAACTGTTCTTATCTAAAGTAGGCCAAAAGCctaataacaaaacattaatggTATTTGTGAGGAACATATTTCGGGTGTTAAATTATCTGAGTTGGCAGTCCTTTTAAAACCTGTTCCCAGAAGATATATAACACCACCAGTGTTAATGGAAAGAACACCAGCCAGAATTTTATTGCAGATATCTGAGATTTGTATGTCATGTAACTATACACCAGTGGCATTTCAATGCTTCTCCAAATTTAAAACTCATTACTGGCTGCAATATAAAATCAGAAGGACAGAGGTGTCTACTATAAACTATGGTTACATTAAATAATGTGACTGTCTagatttattaatataaataatccACAAACGATGCAATGCACTTGTGCAATTTAATACTGGGTATTCCATAGACATTACTGGTGTTCTCACTATTTGTCATCATCTCAGCACAATCAAGTTCCAAATTATGTCAAGCTCAAAATATTGCCATTAGTTACAGAGCCTTTTTAATTAGTTGTAAATGATCTAAATGTGAAGACTGCATTAGAGATATTTAtgttgaaaaggaaataaaaatgaaaatttgaGTTTCACATAAACAAGGTGTATATCAATAAATTTCAATCCTTAAAGTACAGACAATGTACTTTCAATAATGTCATTTGGTACACATGATGAGAATACTAAATTTAACCCAGTATTACCCAAAATACCCAAAATTCCAAAATATTTAGATACTACTATCTCTCAGTTAGatgaaataacataaataaatggcTAGTAGATCAGAATTAATGAtaagaattaaaaatatttgtgtattatttattcagATTTGGCAAATGttatatagataaatatatgtaaaaaaggaaacatgctTATTAATGTATACACACTAAGCATATCACTATCAAGCCCCAAGGTGTCAAGCATTCCTGACCAAATTCAGAAGTGCACTTACGCTGAGGAGGCAGGGTTGTTGtatataaaaacagcagctctggatATCTGGTCCAACTGACGGGCATCTAAGGCAGGTGAGTGCAGTCTGCTATTCCTATAGcatgtatttacattattatgCTGTATCACTGTtaatgaattacatttaaatacatatgtcagtgtttaattttttattatattgccTAATTCATATGTTATGACTTTGTATGTTAAATTTATTCTTGTAAAGTATATTAGGCTAcctatattttttcttttataggaCCTTGACATACACAGGATAAAGAGGAATTTCAGTTTGCATCGGCTAAGGTAAAttctttattgtaaaaaaaaaaaaatagtggaAACAAGTGTTGGTTCTGTAAAAAGCATTTGATTTATGTTTGAATCTCTATACTTTAGGTTTTTATTAAGGTGCCACCATGAGCACTGATGCGGAGATGGAGCAGTATGGCCCTGCGGCCATTTACCTCCGAAAaccagagaaggagagaattGAGGCCCAGACTGCTCCATTTGATGCCAAAACCGCCTACTTTGTGGTTGATGCTGATGAGATGTATGTCAAGGGCAAGCTTGTCAAAAAAGAGGGTGGCAAAGCCACAGTTGAGACAGATGGGGGAAAGGTAGGTGAACAATtatacaataagaaaaatattaaaacatgttcatgtcTGTTGTTCTATTCACAGACCGTAACTGTAAAAGTTGATGTCATGTAAGATCATATGAAATATGactaatgtgaaacaaaaaattCTTAACTCTGAGTTGCACCTAAAGTCTGaaatataactttatttttctatttagacTGTCACTGTAAAAGAGGATGACATCCATCCCAGGAACCCTCCAAAATTCGATAAGATGGAGGACATGGCCATGATGACCCACCTCAATGAGCCATCTGTGCTGTATAACCTCAAAGAGCGTTATGCATCATGGATGATCTACGTAAGTCTaagttttttaaattgcatATGTGTTTGAAATATAAACATGTTCTGTAATACAAGTATTAAAAGAGTGTTTATTATCTACTAAAACAGACCTACTCAGGATTGTTCTGCGTTGTCGTGAACCCCTACAAGTGGCTTCCTGTGTATGACGCAACATGTGTAGCAGCATACAGAGGCAAGAAGAGGATTGAGGCTCCACCCcacattttctccatctctgacAATGCCTATCAGTTCATGCTCACTGGTAAGAATAAAGTTTctatgaatgtttgtgtttttttttttgtttttttttttacaaacataaagtGGAAGATAACACATTAAGCTTAATTTTTTTGCTGCATAGTGATGTgagtgtttatttgtatttcagatCGTGAGAACCAGTCTGTCCTTATTACGTGAGTATTGCACAAATTGTCATGCTGAATAAACTTCATAATGAAGAAACTGTACTTCAAAATGTGTCTCTTATACCCCAGTGGAGAATCTGGTGCAGGAAAGACTGTCAACACCAAGCGTGTCATCCAGTACTTTGCAACAATTGCAGCTCTTGGTGGTAGTAAGAAGGCTGAGTCAGCACCTGGCAAGATGCAGGTAAAACTGATTATTTACAATATAACTGcctgttacaaaaaaaaatgttttagatgtTGAATGTATCTAACTTCATTATACTATTTCAGGGCTCCCTTGAGGACCAAATTGTTGCAGCCAACCCTCTGCTGGAGGCCTATGGTAATGCCAAAACTGTGAGGAATGACAACTCCTCTCGTTTTGTAAGTGATATTAGCATAGAAACATTATGATACTTTGTCTAATTGCCCTCAAAATTTGAGTTGCTAATAAAACTATGATTGTCTAGGGTAAATTCATCAGAATCCACTTTGGCTCTTCCGGCAAGCTGGCTTCAGCTGATATTGAAACATGtaagttttttattattcacaatGTTGATAGtatcagcaaaaacaaaattaaagttGATAATTCAATCCCCAATTCCTACATGTGGTAGTAAAAACATGttgcaaaatgcattttagatAAAAGAGAATGATTGCAATTTACATTCCTGAAAGaacaacatttagtttaataatTCAAAAATGGCTGTGTTTGGATATTAGGATGGGCATCATACAGCAGGTCTAATATATTTGCATTTAGAAACATAGACAAGGCAGCTTAGTGCTGTTTTAAGAAAAACTAATTCCTACATTATAATGGAGTTGTGCATGGGTATACAGtgcaatatataatatatatgagCAGGCTGCTagcaatgacaaaataaataccTACAGATCTGACAGTAGCATTAATGAAAAAGATATATATAGATTGGCAATTAAGTCATGCTTCAAGTTGGAGGTAAGAGAAAAACAAGGCAACTGCAAAAATGATCTGTAGTGCTTGAATGTATATattatgtatgtgttttaatGCTATAATTGTACattcttcattattttaatatcgctgactgtattttttattcatagaTCTGCTGGAGAAGTCTCGTGTCACCTTCCAGTTGTCTGCTGAGAGGAGCTACCATATCTTTTATCAGCTGATGACTGGTCATAAGCCTGAGCTTCTGGGtatgatgttaaataaaatgaaaattaattttgcGACAAACACTGATGTCCAATCTCATATGTTTCATTTTTGGTTTTCTAGAGGCTCTTCTGATCACCACCAACCCCTATGACTATCCAATGATCAGTCAGGGTGAAATCACTGTCAAAAGCATCAATGATGTGGAGGAGTTTATTGCAACAGATGTAAGGTCCCTTTTCACGAATATCTGgatttttaaacttgaaaagaaacaggaacgTTCAAAATATAAGTGAATTTCCTTTTCCATGTAATGTAGACCGCTATTGACATCTTGGGCTTCAGTGGTGAAGAGAAGATAAACATCTACAAGCTGACTGGTGCTGTGATGCATCATGGCAACATGAAATTCAAGCAGAAGCAGCGTGAGGAGCAGGCTGAACCTGACGGAACTGAgggtaaatattaaaataaaccacTCTCATCATGTCAATCTATTGTGGAAAATACTAAACACGTTACTGTGTACAATACTTAGAATTccattgttttctttccatcAGTGGCTGACAAAATTGCCTACTTGTTGGGTCTGAACTCAGCTGATATGCTGAAAGCTCTGTGCTACCCAAGGGTCAAAGTCGGAAATGAGATGGTGACCAAAGGTCAAACTGTGCCACaggtgaaaatatgaaaatgttatgtttaaaagtgaaaaaaatggaTTTGGAGATTGCATCACTCTGAGAAATGCCCATACATCCTAATCCCTATTTCTAGGTCAACAATGCTGTCATGGCTCTGTGCAAGTCCATCTATGAGAAAATGTTCTTGTGGATGGTCATCCGTATCAATGAGATGCTGGACACCAAACAGCCAAGACAGTTCTTCATTGGAGTGTTGGATATCGCTGGATTTGAGATCTTCGATGTGAGTAGTTAATACAATTTTGAGAAGTGTTAAAAGTCATCACTGTGTTGACATGATAATTAACACCTTTCCATAACTACAGTTTAACAGTTTGGAGCAACTCTGCATCAACTTCACCAATGAGAAACTGCAACAGTTTTTCAACCACCACATGTTTGTACTGGAGCAAGAGGAGTACAAGAAAGAAGGCATTGACTGGGAGTTCATTGACTTTGGTATGGACTTGGCTGCCTGCATTGAGCTTATTGAGAAGGTAAGAAGCTACTCTGTAAGACTCTTACGTAATTTGTGTTAAATTAGTAGCTTCTGCTGGTTaatgtttgacatgtttaaCCTCTCAGCCAATGGGCATCTTCTCCATCCTTGAAGAGGAGTGCATGTTCCCCAAGGCCTCTGACACAACTTTCAAAAACAAGCTGCATGACCAGCATCTTGGCAAGACCAAGGCTTTTGAAAAGCCCAAGCCTGGAAAGGGCAAGGCTGAGGCTCACTTCTCCCTGGTCCACTATGCTGGTACAGTAGACTACAACATTTCTGGCTGGCTGGACAAGAACAAGGACCCACTGAACGACTCAGTTGTGCAGCTCTACCAGAAATCTGCAAACAAACTGTTGGCCTTCCTGTATGCATCCCATGCATCTGCTGATGGTAAGAAGATGATTATTGACTATATCAAGCAAACTGCTCACTCATGTTAATTGGTTTAAACATGCAGTGTTCATGAGAACAGAAACatgagcaggaaaagaaaaaacaatgattCAGTGGTACTGTGGAATTTTCgtatctatttatttttcttaaaaaaacagagggtgctggtggtggtggtaagAAGGGTGGCAAAAAGAAGGGTGGCTCCTTCCAGACCGTCTCTGCTCTTTTCAGAGTATGTACTGTTTCAATAAAGGAAGTTTTAAAAACtacatattaaaaaacattaaacaacttTTTATATTGATGATCCACAGGAGAACTTGGCCAAGCTGATGACCAACTTGAGGAGCACTCATCCTCACTTTGTCCGTTGCCTGATTCCCAATGAAACAAAGACACCTGGTAACTGCACATGCACAACTGCCACTATACTGCACACAGAAAAGCCACATACTGTAGAATAAGTGTGAACTATATTGTATAAATTTGCTATTCTCAGGTCTTATGGAGAACTTCCTGGTTATCCACCAGCTGAGATGTAATGGTGTACTGGAAGGCATTAGAATTTGCAGAAAGGGATTCCCCAGCAGAATCCTCTATGGTGACTTTAAGCAGAGGTAATTACAGTTTTGATTATGACAAAGCAATAGTGTAGTGTGTAATGATGATAAACACCAGGAAACATTACAAGGTAGATATATAGCAGATAaggtaaatgtttaaacaaactAACTTGTCCTTACAGATACAAAGTATTGAATGCCAGTGTCATCCCTGAGGGACAGTTCATTGACAACAAGAAAGCTTCAGAGAAGCTTCTGGGCTCCATTGATGTGGACCACACTCAGTACAAGTTTGGACACACTAAGGTGAATTCAGACATTTTCAATACAATTTGCTCTGTGCATATGTTCTGTTGTATCCAGTGGTGTTCTAAACAACGTCCTTTACTTATCAACATAGGTGTTCTTTAAAGCTGGTCTGCTGGGTACCCTggaggagatgagagatgagaaaCTGGCTGCCCTGGTGAGCATGACTCAGGCTCTCTGCAGAGGATACGTCATGAGGAAAGAGTTTGTTAAGATGATGGAGAGGAGGTAAACTTATCATTAAGTATAGAAAATTGCATTTCCATTTGAATAATGTACCTGATTTTTTATGGCTATTCTCCTTAGTTCTACAAAACTCCCTTCACTAAAGTGacatcacttttcttttttctttttccagagaATCTATCTTTTCCATTCAGTACAACATCCGCTCTTTCATGAATGTGAAAAACTGGCCTTGGTTGAAACTGTACTTCAAGATCAAGCCTCTTCTGAAGAGTGCTGAGACTGAGAAGGAGCTGCAACAGATGAAAGAGAACTATGACAAGATGCAGTCAGACCTGGCTACTGCCCTGGCCAAGAAGAAGGaactggaggagaaaatggTTTCATTGCTGCAGGAAAAGAATGACCTGCAACTGCAAGTGGCTGCTGTGAGTAGAatgaaaaatacacatacagacatgggattgttgggttttctgtatgaTTCTtaatacaattatactttgtcAGGTCTTCAAtctcacactgtaaagtgccttaagatgaattctattgtgatttggcgctgtaaaaatacaatttattaaaTTGAAGAGAATTAAATATCTCCCCTACACATTCAGTGTATATCTTGCATATACAAAAAGGGTAGAtattctttctgtcttctgatTATATGTGTAGCAAAGctacaataaaactaaataaaatatggaagttaacattaaacattcaaaatTATTTCTAGGGAATTTTCTAAGGaaaattattaaatgatcaTAATATCTGTTCAAAATGCACTATAGGAAGTTGAGAACCTCTCTGATGCTGAGGAAAGGTGTGAAGGACTCATTAAGAGCAAGATCCAGCTCGAGGCCAAACTCAAAGAGACAAGTGAGAGactggaggatgaagaggaaatCAATGCTGAGCTCACTGCCaagaagaggaagctggaggatgAATGCTCTGAGCTGAAGAAGGACATTGATGACTTGGAGCTCACCCTGGCTAAAGTGGAAAAGGAGAAACATGCCACAGAAAACAAGGTTCAATACATTTTGgctgtttattttctaaatattgaGATGCATAATCTAATACTTTATCATGTGCTTTAAATTTACTAAACACTTagggaaaatgttttactttcatCCAATTTTAAGGTGAAAAACCTGACAGAGGAGATGGCATCTCAAGATGAGTCAATTGCCAAGCTAACTAAGGAGAAGAAAGCTCTCCAAGAGGCCCATCAGCAAACACTGGATGACCTTCAggcagaggaagacaaagtCAACACTCTGACCAAGGCCAAGACAAAGCTTGAACAGCAAGTGGACGATGTAAGTAAAAACTTTGGGTCTTATGTGTGACTTTCATCTGAGtgaacaaaatatataatgtacaatttaactttttaattcaaAAGCTTGAAGGTTCACTGGAGCAAGAGAAGAAGCTCCGCATGGACCTTGAGAGAGCCAAGAGGAAGCTTGAAGGAGATCTGAAACTTGCCCAGGAATCCATAATGGATCTGGAGAATGACAAGCAGCAGTCTGACGAGAAAATCAAGAAGTGAGTTCACCTGTGAGGTCATTAATCATCTACATGTACACCTACAAAAGTAGAAACTATGTTactgaatgttttctttgtctcctcctcAAGGAAAGACTTTGAGATAAGCCAGCTCCTCAGCAAGATTGAGGATGAACAGTCTCTTGGTGCTCAGCTTCAGAAGAAGATTAAGGAACTCCAGGTAacattactttactttaatattaCAGCAGGTCAATCAAAATAACATAGTTAAGTTAATTAAGCATGCTTAATCCTACTACTGTGGAATCAAGGCCCGTATtgaggagctggaagaggagattGAGGCTGAGAGGGCTGCTCGGGCTAAG of Anabas testudineus chromosome 8, fAnaTes1.2, whole genome shotgun sequence contains these proteins:
- the LOC113157438 gene encoding myosin heavy chain, fast skeletal muscle, translated to MSTDAEMEQYGPAAIYLRKPEKERIEAQTAPFDAKTAYFVVDADEMYVKGKLVKKEGGKATVETDGGKTVTVKEDDIHPRNPPKFDKMEDMAMMTHLNEPSVLYNLKERYASWMIYTYSGLFCVVVNPYKWLPVYDATCVAAYRGKKRIEAPPHIFSISDNAYQFMLTDRENQSVLITGESGAGKTVNTKRVIQYFATIAALGGSKKAESAPGKMQGSLEDQIVAANPLLEAYGNAKTVRNDNSSRFGKFIRIHFGSSGKLASADIETYLLEKSRVTFQLSAERSYHIFYQLMTGHKPELLEALLITTNPYDYPMISQGEITVKSINDVEEFIATDTAIDILGFSGEEKINIYKLTGAVMHHGNMKFKQKQREEQAEPDGTEVADKIAYLLGLNSADMLKALCYPRVKVGNEMVTKGQTVPQVNNAVMALCKSIYEKMFLWMVIRINEMLDTKQPRQFFIGVLDIAGFEIFDFNSLEQLCINFTNEKLQQFFNHHMFVLEQEEYKKEGIDWEFIDFGMDLAACIELIEKPMGIFSILEEECMFPKASDTTFKNKLHDQHLGKTKAFEKPKPGKGKAEAHFSLVHYAGTVDYNISGWLDKNKDPLNDSVVQLYQKSANKLLAFLYASHASADEGAGGGGKKGGKKKGGSFQTVSALFRENLAKLMTNLRSTHPHFVRCLIPNETKTPGLMENFLVIHQLRCNGVLEGIRICRKGFPSRILYGDFKQRYKVLNASVIPEGQFIDNKKASEKLLGSIDVDHTQYKFGHTKVFFKAGLLGTLEEMRDEKLAALVSMTQALCRGYVMRKEFVKMMERRESIFSIQYNIRSFMNVKNWPWLKLYFKIKPLLKSAETEKELQQMKENYDKMQSDLATALAKKKELEEKMVSLLQEKNDLQLQVAAEVENLSDAEERCEGLIKSKIQLEAKLKETSERLEDEEEINAELTAKKRKLEDECSELKKDIDDLELTLAKVEKEKHATENKVKNLTEEMASQDESIAKLTKEKKALQEAHQQTLDDLQAEEDKVNTLTKAKTKLEQQVDDLEGSLEQEKKLRMDLERAKRKLEGDLKLAQESIMDLENDKQQSDEKIKKKDFEISQLLSKIEDEQSLGAQLQKKIKELQARIEELEEEIEAERAARAKVEKQRADLSRELEEISERLEEAGGATAAQIEMNKKREAEFQKLRRDLEESTLQHEATAAALRKKQADSVAELGEQIDNLQRVKQKLEKEKSEYKMEIDDLSSNMEAVAKAKGNLEKMCRTLEDQLSELKAKNDENVRQLNDINAQKARLQTENGEFARQTEEKEALVSQLTRGKQAYTQQIEELKRHIEEEVKAKNALAHAVQSARHDCDLLREQFEEEQEAKAELQRGMSKANSEVAQWRTKYETDAIQRTEELEESKKKLAQRLQEAEESIEAVNSKCASLEKTKQRLQGEVEDLMIDVERANALAANLDKKQRNFDKVLAEWKQKYEESQAELEGAQKEARSLSTELFKMKNSYEETLDHLETMKRENKNLQQEISDLTEQIGETGKSIHELEKAKKTVETEKSEIQSALEEAEGTLEHEEAKILRVQLELNQVKGEVDRKLAEKDEEMEQIKRNSQRVIDSMQSTLDAEVRSRNDALRVKKKMEGDLNEMEIQLSHANRQAAEAQKQLRNVQGQLKDAQLHLDEAVRGQEDMKEQVAMVERRNGLMVAEIEELRVALEQTERGRKVAEQELVDASERVGLLHSQNTSLLNTKKKLEADLVQVQGEVDDAVQEARNAEDKAKKAITDAAMMAEELKKEQDTSAHLERMKKNLEVTVKDLQHRLDEAENLAMKGGKKQLQKLESRVRELEAEVEAEQRRGADAVKGVRKYERRVKELTYQTEEDKKNVIRLQDLVDKLQLKVKAYKRQAEEAEEQANTHLSRLRKVQHELEEAQERADISESQVNKLRAKSRDAGKGESAE